The Ammospiza nelsoni isolate bAmmNel1 chromosome 20, bAmmNel1.pri, whole genome shotgun sequence genome contains the following window.
tgcccctgccctgtgccctgtgacGTGCCCCAGCCCTTACCCCAGgccccatccctgtgtccccctgcagctgcaggccATGGTGGACCTGCTGGAGGGAATGCTGTACAGCATGGACCTGATGAAGGTGCACTCCTACATCAGCAAGGTGGTGGCGCAGATGAACACGCTGGAGGAGGTGAGCGAGCTCcggcagccccatccccacagTGCTCccccctgcacagctcaggagcTCTGTGAGCCCCTGAGTGGggctccagcctctcctctcctctcctgcagaCCATCAAGACCAACCTGAGCAGGGAGAATGACTTCATGAAGGAGAGTGTCCAGCACCTCACTGACCAGATGAAACGCTACGAGAACTACTCTGACATCATGATCAGCATCAAGAAGGAGATCTCCAACCTGGGCtaccagctgctgcagaaggacGCGGCTGCCATCCCCGAGAGCAAGGCACAGGTACCCCAAGGCAGAGGTGCCCCAAGGCACAGGCACCCCAAGGCACAGGAACCCCGGGGCCCAGCCCCATGCAGGCACAGCGggtgctgccaggcagggccaggctccCCCAGGCTGGTGGAAGATCCTTGGGGTAACCCTGGGCTGGTGCCTGtgccccctgcctggcacagaggtGGCAGGGAAGACGAGGGCACGGGAGGGCAGTGGGTGTGACCGGGCTGTGCCCCCCAGGACACGACAGGGGGCCGGGAGAAGGAGGCAGGACGGTACCCCAGCCCCCGCAAGGCCCTGGGGGACAGGGCAGCCCCCCGAGCGCCCAAGGAGAAGCCGCTGAAGCCTGAAAAGCCCAAAAAGGAGAACACCAAGGCCAAGGCGGGGTCACAGCCCACGGCCAAGCCCAAGCCCGTGGCACAGCAGCAGACTGTGGTCCGGGGCATCACCTACTACAAGGTCGGGCAGGGAGCGGCGGAGGGTCCAGCCGGGAGCCGCGGTGAGTCtggacagggcagggatgggggctgggagggcaccCCTCACCGAGGGGGGGCCAGGGTGTGCCCCTGTAAACGCACTGACCCCCGGCCCCACAAACACActgacccccagccccacaaatGCActgacccccagccccacaaacaCACTGACCCCCGGCCCCACAAACGCActgacccccagccccacaaatGCACTGACCCCCggccctgcacacacactgacccccagccccacaaatGCACTGACCCCCGGCCCCACAAACACActgacccccagccccacaaatGCACTGACCCCCGGCCCTGCAAAAACACTGACCCCCggccctgcacacacactgacccccggccccggccctgcacacacactgacCCCCGGCCCCACAAATGCActgacccccagccccacaaacacactgacccccagccccacaaatGCACTGACCCCCggccctgcacacacactgacccccggccccggccctgcacacacactgacCCCCGGCCCCACAAATGCActgacccccagccccacaaacaCACTGACCCCCGGCCCCACAAATGCACTGACCCCCggccctgcacacacactgacCCCTGGCTCGTCCCCCCACAGAGGGCTCTGTGAGAGGGGCGGCcgtgccagagcagcaggaggacaggggccccccgcccgccccagccgaGGGCACCCCGGCCCAGGCTGTTGCACAGGTGGAGAGCACCGTGCCCGGCAGCACGGCCGTGCCCAGCACCGCCCCGGTGCCCCGCAGCACCGCCCGCAGCGCCCCCGGGCAGGGCACCGACAGCACCGGGGACCCCGAGACACCCAACAGAGGTGGGTGAGAGGGGCGGCTGGCAGGGGGCACCCAGCCTGGAGGGCACCCAGCCCCGCGCTCCCGGTGCCCTGCCAAGCTGAGCCAGCAGGAACCTGCCGCGGCAAGGAGCAGGGGtcgggtgccagggcagggataagccttcctcttcctccccctcGCACCCAGTGAAGGAGGCGGAGTGCGAAGGCACCATCGAGGCCGTGCAGCCCCCCAGGGAGCACCACAGCTACGGGCGCAACGAGGGGGCCTGGATGAAGGACCCGGCAGCCAAGGATGACCGCATCTACGTCACCAACTACTACTATGGCAACAGCCTGGTGGAGTTCAGGAGCCTCGACAGCTTCAAGCAGGGTGAGGGGCGAGCGGCCGAGCGGGCACAGGGGCCCTGGCTGCCCCTAGGTGGGTGacaccagctgtgctgggccctggggCGGTGGGCAGCTGAGGGGAGCATCCAGAGGGCAGCAAGGGTGACACAAGGCCCCTTCTGCTGCCAGCATGCTCTGGCCGTCGTGCATGGGACCCCTGGGCTGTGGAGGGTCCCAACACCTCTCCCACCCACCCACAGGCCGCTGGAGCAACCTCTACAAGCTGCCCTACAACTGGATTGGCACGGGGCACGTGGTGTACAGGGGGGCCTTCTACTACAACCGTGCCTTCACCAAGAACATCATCAAGTACGACCTGAAGGAGCGCTACGTGGCGGGCTGGGCGCAGCTCCACGACGTGGTGTACGAGGACACCACGC
Protein-coding sequences here:
- the OLFML2A gene encoding olfactomedin-like protein 2A, which translates into the protein MRALLLPALLLPALAAVRGAATALGDTDQVRMTSEGSDCRCKCILRPLSRDACSRVRSGSARVEDFYTVETVSSGADCRCSCTAPPSSLNPCENEWKMEKLKKQAPELFKLQAMVDLLEGMLYSMDLMKVHSYISKVVAQMNTLEETIKTNLSRENDFMKESVQHLTDQMKRYENYSDIMISIKKEISNLGYQLLQKDAAAIPESKAQDTTGGREKEAGRYPSPRKALGDRAAPRAPKEKPLKPEKPKKENTKAKAGSQPTAKPKPVAQQQTVVRGITYYKVGQGAAEGPAGSREGSVRGAAVPEQQEDRGPPPAPAEGTPAQAVAQVESTVPGSTAVPSTAPVPRSTARSAPGQGTDSTGDPETPNRVKEAECEGTIEAVQPPREHHSYGRNEGAWMKDPAAKDDRIYVTNYYYGNSLVEFRSLDSFKQGRWSNLYKLPYNWIGTGHVVYRGAFYYNRAFTKNIIKYDLKERYVAGWAQLHDVVYEDTTPWKWRGHSDIDFAVDESGLWVIYPSVDYDYSQHEVIVLSRLDPVDLSVRKETTWKTGLKRNAYGNCFIICGILYAVDTYSQKEGQISYAFDTHTDTEAELRLPFLNHYSFTTQVDYNPKEKVLYAWDNGHQMTYGLSFVV